The Flavobacterium sp. 140616W15 sequence ATATAAAAGTTTGCCGAAAAATCGTGGAATAATAATGATTGAATATGAAAAACATTTTAACTCTAGCAATTGCATTAATCTTGGTATTGATAAATGGAATTATTGGTCATTTTTTTCCGCCAAATGGAATTAATTTTACTATTATATTAATTCCAACAATTATTATAATTATTTGTTTTGCTTCAGAAAATCTGAGTTCAATACTTAAAAGTCTATCTATATCTTTATTAGTAATAGTAAATGACATTTTAATAAAATTGTATTCAGGTGGAACTCACGATTTGGAGGGATTGGAATGGATTCACTTTTTTATGTATAGTGGAATATTAATCGGTCTAATAATATTATCGATAAACGTCATGAAAAATAAAAAAGAAAATCTCTTCATAAAAATTTCATCAATAATTGGTTTTCCCTTTATAATTTATATTTATTTACAATTTTTTTACCAATTAGGATTAGAAAGAAAGTATCCTATTTTAATCTAAAAATCATGATGCTAATTATTAAAGGAAAAATATAAGTAATAAAATATTTCACACTAATGGACAAAGAAACAGCTGAATATATTGTAACATACTTTTTTAGTCTTTTACCTGAAAAAGAAAAACTTGCTTGGAGACATCATTCTTCAATTTTAAAACTTGAAGACAATGACAGTCCTAAACTTTTAGAAATGTATAAACGAAAAGGATGAATAACTGATAAACAAGAAGTTTTAGATTTACTTAAACTTGGATATGATGATTTCGAAATTAATACCGCTAAAAAAATTATTGAAGAGTATCCTGATAAAGTATTTTTCAACACATGTCCAAAATGTAAAAAACTAGCAAGAACGCCAAACGCCAAACAATGTCGATTTTGCGGTTTTGATTGGCATAAATAAAACAACAGTATAACAGCTCCTATAACGGGGCTTAATAGAAACTTGGTTTTGTATTTGGAATGATTTGCGAAATCCGAAAATAGGGTTTAATTTAGTACCAAACCCACTTTAGTAGTGAGACGTTAGCTGTAATAGTACAACATCACTACGTCAAAACAAAACTCGACAAAAAACAGAAATGAATACAATCGAAAAAATGATTATCGACAATGTCACCAATGGTATTGCCGAAGTAACAAAAAAAGACTTAAAAAATCATATCGGAGAAACCGCATATTCTGAATGTGAAATTCAGGAAGGCTATCACGATTACCTCAAAATTCAATTCAAAGGACAGAAGATAGGATTCTTTTTATATGATTTCGCTTGGGACAGAACACCTTACTTTAAACTCGAAATTTCAGAACCCATCGATAATCTCCCAAAAGAGAATCTTATTGACAATGTAATTTCTGTTCTGAAACAACAAATTTCAGATTTCTTTTTTGACAAAGCCAATCAACCAATGTTTAGCTATTGTATTAAGGTAGTTTTGGAATTTGAATATAAAAGCGGTTCATACAAGGAAACACTTTTCATCGAAGATGAAGAACGAAAATTAGAGCTTCGGGAACGAATGAACAATTATATTACAAAAGTTATTTACAATCTTGACAGAAAAGTCAAGGATGCAAGGGAAGTAACTGTGTTTGCTGGCAACCTAGTAAATTTTAATTTGATGGATTTTTCGCCAGTGAAGCTAATTGAAACAATAGAACATTGTTTAAATCAAACTTTCAAAGACATCAAAAACAGAAAATCAAGTGATGATTTTGAACGAAGCATTTTACATAGACTCAAAAACTGGGTAAAAGACGAATTTAAACCATTACATTTCGATATTTCAGTCCGTATCTCTAAAAAAATCACAATCAAAAATGATTTTAAGAAAGAAAATGTAAACGCTGAACAACTTTCACTTTGGGTTTACACTTCCTATTTGAGGATTAAACTTAAAGATTATGCTTCAGATGCGTTGAAAGATTTAGAAATAGCAAGCAAGGATTTCGGTTCTGAAACGGCAAAAAAATATCTTGATTTCGGTACAGGATTATTTGCTCAAGAAGATATTCATTATAAAGACAAAAACATAGAATGTAAAGCCAATGATGTTTTTTCTACAATTTCCGTTACTATCAAAAACGAAACTTCAGAATGCTACGGAAAGGCTTTAGATTTCATAGTTAATTTACTTCAGAAAGGGTTTCCTAACAGTTACTCTATTAAATTTTCTTCAAAATCTGAAAAACAATTTTTACCAATTAAAGGAATTGCAAAATCTTCTACCAACAGATTTTTTACCAATTGCTTACAATATCCCGAACTACACGATAAAATCGAGCAATATGCATTGGTTGCCATGAAAGAATTTGAATGGTATAATGACGTAGAAGAAGGCGAAAAAAGCTGCTTACCTGGAAGTTATGCCGTATTTGGGTTGGGATTGGCTTCTGAAAAATATTTTCCATTAGTTCATAAATATTTTGAAATATTAGATGATGAACATCAAATGGTTCATAAATACTTTATTAATGACCTAATTGATAAATATGGAGTTACTAAAAAATCAATAGTTCTGATTTGTGAAGGTATCCTCTCTGCACAGTTTGAAATGACATATAAAAATCTTGCAGCATTGATGAATAAAGAACAAAATTTAGAGCTTTTAATTGATGAGTTGAAAAAACTAGAAAGCTATAACGTTGAAGAGATTATCTATTCTATTTGGGGAAGAAATTATACAAAAGCAATCACAAAATTAGATTCACAATTAAAAGAACTATTGCTTGAACAACTAAAGAAATAGCTGGTGTAGCCACAAGCATAGAATGACAGTATACCAATTTGAAACATCAAACATAAATGGACTATCAGACTTATAAACCACATCCCGATTTAGAATCATTAGTCAAATATTATTGGACATTGAAAGTACCTTTTGACCCCAAAAATCAAAAGCAAAAAATTATTCCTGACGGCTGTATTGAAATGACATTTAACTTTGGCGACAAGATTAAAAGATATATTTCTGAAAGCGAGTACATTTTTAATCCAAGTGCAATGGTAATGGGACAGCGAACCAAATCATACTTTATAGAGCCAGTTGGAAATGTTGACACATTTGCAATTTGCTTTTATCCATATGGGTTTGCAAATTTTGTAAACACACCACTCGAGAATTTAGTTGACCAAGAAACACCAATCAAATATTTGTTCAATGAAATTCAAGCGAATGACTTGGAACAAAGTATCATTACTGCAAGCAACACAAAAGAACGAATCGACATCATTGAAACATTTCTTTTAAGCAAACTCAATGAAGAAACAACTATTGAAAACATTGTAAAAAATACTGTTGATAGCCTTATATCCACAAATGGTAGTACGCCAATCAATATTATTTTGAAAGATGAATTGTCGAAAAGAAGACAGCTTGAAAGACATTTTAAAAAACAAATTGGAATAAGTCCAAAGCAATTAGGTAAAGTAATTCGTTTGCAGTCTACCTTACAAATGTTGCTAAATAAAAAATCTGAAACCTTGACTGAGATTGCCTATGAAAATGAATATTTCGACCAAAATCATTTCATAAAAGACTTCAAAGAATTTATCGGAATTACCCCAAAAGAGTTTTTAGATAATGAAAACATGGTACTTTCTTCGCTTTTTTATAAATAAAGTTTTTGGGTGTCGCGTTCTTACTATTTTGACACAAAGTACTATGATAAATTTGGCAGTAAAATTTAATCATATTAGACAATGGTAGTAAAGAACATCTTATTCGCAACAGCATTTTTGGGACTTTGTTTGACCTCTTGTAATAATTCAAACAAGACTAATGCAAAAACCACATCCCAAGACACTTTAACAAAAACAAATAATATGAAAAGTTATGTTTCAATCTTTGAAATTCCAGCAACGGACATTTCAAGAGCAATCGATTTTTATGAGGCAATTTTGGACATTAAAATCGAAAAAATAGACATGCCCGGAATGCAAATGGGAATTTTACCCTATGAAGAACAAATGGTTACAGGTGTAATAACTAAAGCCGATGGTTACAAACCCTCTGCTGATGGTGTTACTCTGTATTTGAATGGTGGTGACAATCTTCAGGTTATCCTTGACAAAGTAGAGAAAAATGGTGGTAAAATTCTCGTACCAAAAGCATCTCATGCAGATGGAATCGGTTTTTTTGCAATATTTCTTGACTCGGAAGGAAATAAAATAGGACTTCATTCACCGAAATAAAAATTTAAAGCAAATAGCTCGGGTGGTAAATCAACTGAATGGGCTTAATTTAGTTTCAAATCCGCTGTAGTATTAGAACCTTAGCGGTAAATTTACAAAACGATACAAATTAACAGAAAATGGCAACAGACGGAGTTAAGATAATTGATGGTGACACAGCTCACGATACTTATTGGGGTATTATGGACTTGTATGACAATGGAGTAGAATTTGACATTATAGACAAAGAATTCCCTTTAATTCAATCTGACTACTTTGACGACTTTGACAATGAAATTTATGTTACTTCTTGTGCCTTGGCTCTTTGGGAAATGGGAGTATTGACTGATGAAAAATTAGCTTATGTAAAATCAATTATTGACAAAGCTGCTTGCGTTAGAGAATGGACAAAAAATAATGAAAAAGACGGCAAGGCAAGAAAAAAGGAACTTGACAAATTTTGGAAGAAAATAAGTCAGACAAATACAAAAATAAGAGCAAGAAAAAAATATAGAAAAATAACCAACTTCTATTTTCAATCTGACGACTTATTGACTTTTAAACTTAAAGACGGCAATTACAGAGCCGTTATATGTACAGCTATTGAGCAATACAGAGGACAATGCAATTATATTTTAGTTCCGACAACTTACAATTCAAGTAAAAAACCGACAATTGACAATTTGAAAGACAAGGAAATATTAGGCAGACAAATTGGAAGTGGCTACGACCAACGAACAACAAAAGAGATGCAACCAGGCATTGAGAGAATTTGGAACTTTTCAGGTGGAAATTGTAATTTCTTTTTTGGCGTAATACAGCTTGCTATAACCCACAAAGACTTTATAAACTTCAAAGAACGATTTGAAAAAGTTGGGACTTTGAGAATTATAGATGGACTAAAAAAGATGGGATCATTTGGTTATGAAGAGGACTTTGAAAGATTTGAAACAATTTTTAGTGACTTAGAAAATCACATAAAAATATTTCAACAGAAAAAGTACCCAGTAACAATATTATGTGACATATAACAACAGACAAAAAAGCTATCGCCCTGCTTGCGCAAGCATCTCGTTTGTGAATACAATGAGATGTTGAGAAAAAGAGTTAAAAAACAAAAAAAGCTTCAGATTTCTCTGAAGCTTTGTCTTAGTAGCGGGAACAGGACTCGAACCTGTGACCTTCGGGTTATGAGCCCGACGAGCTGCCTACTGCTCTATCCCGCGTTGTTTCGGGTGCAAAGATACGTAGTTTTTACGGTTAAACAATACAAAAAATGAATTATACCCGATAGTCCAGATTTGCAACCTTGCGCACAAACGTTTGTCTCATCCTAAAAACAAGTCTACAGATTTAGCTTACTCATTAAACCTCAATATACTATACTGCATAAACAAAGCTTCAGATTTCTCTGAAGCTTTGTTTTAGTAGCGGGAAGTATTTAAATAGCTAACCAAATTATCTTGGGTTATTACGGTATTTTAGCACGTGCATCTTAATTTTCTCTATGCTTTTTGTTTGCATAACCACTCATATAAGTGCTAAAAAGTATCAATCAAATTTAATGTCCTTTTGACAGTTTGTAGTGAAAAAAATATATATTTGAAAGATAAATAATGTATAAAATTTATCATACATAGCTATCCAAATTTGGATGGCTATGTGTGATTTTGTCACACATATAAATAAGTTGGTGGCAATTTTGCGAGACATCTCGCTACATTAATTAACTAGAAATAAAAAAATGAAATTAACAATTACAATCGGACTTCTTTTAATTGGGCATCTTACATTTGGACAAGACAGAATTCAAAAAATTGACAGTTTACTCAATTCTCTTTATTCAAAAGAGAAAATCAATGGAAATTTTCTAATTGCAGAAAAAGGGAAAGTTATTTATAACCGTAGTTTTGGACTTGCAAACGAAACAACAAAAGATAAATTGAACGAAAATTCGATTTTTGAATTGGCATCTTGTTCAAAGCAGTTCACGGCTATGGGGATAATGATACTTAAAGAAAAAGGGAAATTGAATTTGGACGATGACATTAAAAAATACTTACCAGAACTTTCTTTTTATAAAGGTGTAACTGTAAGAAACTTATTGAATCATACTGGAGGTCTGCCAGACTATATGGCGCTTATGGATAGTTTATTTGACAAATCTAAAATTGCTACTAACAAAGACATAATTAATACATTTAGTAACCATCAGCCAAAAATATTATTTGAGCCAAATACTAAATGGGAATATAGCAACACGGGCTATGCACTATTGGCATCAATAATTGAGAAAGCATCGGGTTTGACATACGCTGATTATTTAAAAACAGCTATTTTCGAACCGTTGAAAATGAAAAATACCTTTGTTTACAATCGTAGATTATCGCCAAAGAAAATTGACAATTATGCTTTTGGTTATATTTACTCAGATAGTTTGAAAAAATATGCTTTACCAGACGAATTGAAAGAAACTAAAATCGTTATTTGGCTTGATGGTATTGTTGGAGACGGATCAGTTAATTCAACTGTAAAAGATTTATTAATTTGGGATAGAGCATTATACACCAATAAATTACTCACAAAAGAGGGAATGAAAGCAGTTTTTGAATTAGCAACTTTGAAAGACGGAGCTAAAAGGAATTATGGTTTTGGTTGGGGAATTGAAAACAATGCTGATTTTGGAAAAATTGCAAACCATGATGGGGGTTGGCCAGGTTATGCAACTCTAATCGATAGACATATTACAAATGATAAAACAATAATAATACTTCAAAATCACAACAACGTTTCAATTCCTACTAAAGCAATTAGAAGTATTCTATATAATAAACCATTGCCTGTGCAAAAAATCAGAAAAGAAATTAGTATTACAGCTGAAGAACTTCAAAAGTTTGTTGGGACTTATGAAGTTGAAAATGGTTTTGAAATCAAAATTACAGTAGATAAAGACCAACTTTTTTCACAATTGACAGGACAAAATGTGTTGCCGATATTTGCAGAAAGTGAAATGTTGTTTTTCTACAAAGTAGTAGATGCACAAATTCAGTTTGAAAAGAACGAAAAAGGAGAAATTTCAAATTTGTTTTTATTACAGAATGGAAAAAAGATAGAAGCAAAACGAATCTAAAATATTCGGTTTTGTACAAAAGTTCAATCGAAGAACTGAACTTGAATTTAGCACTAAAACCGCCATTTTGCCCAACTGCTGTTATGTACGGTTTGTTTTTATTTTGTGTCTATTTATTTATGTCATCATACAATTTATCAACTACTTTTTCTAAAATCTCTCCTGTTTCATTAAAGCTGGTATTTGTCAATATGGATATCCCTATATTTTGTTTAGGATAAATTACAAACCAATTCTGCATTCCGTATATACCTCCGTGATGTCTATAAATTAATTTATTATCACTTTCTATGATATACCAATGATAGCCTTCCCAAAAATCAGAACCTTCTTTATATAATTTTTTATGAGATTCGTTTACAATAGGATTTGACTTGTCTAGTTGCAATTTCATATATTTCACTAAATCCGTAGTCGTAGAATGCAATCCAGAAATCCCGCCCCATAAAGTTCTATTGAAGTTAGGCATTAACTCGTTTTTATCATTATAACCTTTTACCAATCTAGTGCTATCATTTTCATTTAGTGTAAACTTGGTTTGGTTCATTTTATTTGGTTTCAAAACATATTCAGTTACCAATTCCTCATATGGTTTTTGATAGACTTTTTCAAGTATATATGCTGTCAACTCTGGAGCCGTGTTTGAATAGGAATATACTTCTCCTGGTTGCGTTTCTATTTTGATTAGCTTTAATCCCTCAAAAAAAGCTTTTTTATTTTCGCCTTTTATAGGGAAATTTGGAAATCCACTTGTATGCGTAATGAGATGTTTGATTCTTATGGGGTCTCCTTTAAATTCTAAATTGGGATAAGGTTCATCAAGATAGATTCTAATATCATCATCTAGATTTATTTTTTTATCAAGTACGGCTTTAGCGGCTATATAACCAGTAAAAGTTTTGGTTACAGAAGCTAATTCATAAAGTGTAGAATCGTTTGGTTTATTTCCTTTTCCGATAGTTAATTCACCAAAATGTTTTATTGTGGCTTCTCCATCTTTAAACACTGTCACGGAAACAGAATGAAATCTTTTATCCTCTAATAACTGAACAGCATTTTTTGTAATCGCATTTTCAACACTTTCTTTATTGGTTTGATGGACACTTTTACATGCAAGTAATGTGAAAAATAAAATAGTGGTTAAATATTTCATTGTCGTAATTTATGGTTTAATTTTCTGATTAAGTGGTTAGATAGCAAGTAACTTGTATATGGATCAAACGATTTCTGGTATATCTAACCTAAACTGGATGGGTATGTCTCATAAATGTCATTCTTTCTTTGTTTTCAAAAATAGAATTTTTATTTCATAAACGATCAAACGCAAACGGAGTTTTTATTTATTGAATACTTTTCGTACTAACATTAATGTAAATTCCTGAGGATTAGCCACTTTTATGTATTAGCATGCAAGCTACGAGAATACCTCGTGACTTCGTACCCGCGATCTGAATCGGGTATTATTTTGTAAGTATAATTAAAACAAAAGAGGCTGTCTCAGAACTCAAAAAATAGAAAAATCGATGCTAAATTCGTAATAAAGCACTCTGTTTTAGGATTTTATATTAACACAATCAGCGTAAAACCGATTTTTATCTGTTAATAAAATTTAAAAAGAGGAAATCTCAGGGTATTGAGACTTCCTCTTGTCTTAGTAGCGGGAAGTATTGAATTATCTAACCAGATTATTGAGGGTTATTATGCGATTTTTACTTTAGCATTTTAAAATTAATAATGCAAAAAACTAATATAAAAGACTTGACTCAAATCCCAGCGTGTGTTGGTAGTGATATTTTTTATAGTATTGGTTTTTCAAATCCATCGGTGAATTTCTCAAAATGCTGAGCGATTTGTAATAATTTCTTATCGGTCCATTTTTTGGAATGTATTTGAATTCCTACCGGCATTCCGTTTTTCTTTTTTCCAATCGGAATAATAACTATTGGATGTCCCGAAAATGCAGTTGTAAAGTTAAAGGAAGCGATGGCTTTAGTATAGCCTATTTTTTTATTATTAACAGTAAATGGTTTTCCTGCATTTTGATGTTTATAAGCCTCAAAGGAACAAACAGGGGTAATCCAAACGTCATAAGTTGTCAAAAAAGAATTATAAATTTTAGCAAAATCATCTTTATAGTCAATTGCTTTTGCGTAGTTAATATTGGTCAAACGCTGTCCCAAAGCCATTCCTTTCGCCCACAAATGGTCTCTGTATTTCAGACGAATAAAAGCATACATAAAACTGGCTAATAGTGGTAATTTAGGATTATTAATTCCTATTTCAAATCCAATAATTTTACTACATTCTAAATAGGCTTTTTCTTCGTTATATTTAGGGTGATCAATAGTTAAAATGTGATTTTTATTTTTGATTTTGGCTATAAAGTTCCTGAACAATTCTAAATATTCTGCATCAACTTCTGTATCGTTTATCGTTTCAGAGTAAGCAATTGTTAAAGATTGTTTGTCCCATTCACTGTTGTTTAAGTTAATTGGTGACAATTCAGGGAGTTCATATTTCGTGTTATTTCCTAAAACTTCCATCATTAGAAGTAAGTCTGTTGCATTTTTTGCAAAAGGGCCAGGTGTAATAATATGGCGTCTGCCTTGAGGTTTGTTTTTTACTTTGAGATGACCTCTATTTGAAAGAAAATTTTCAGTGGGGCGCAAACCACAAATGCCGTTAAAATGAGCAGGAACTCTTATAGATCCACCAGCATCAGCCCCTAATTCCAAAGGGCTAAACCCCGAAGCTACCGCAACTGCCGAACCACCGGAACTTCCTCCTGCAACTCTCGAAATGTCATAAGGATTATTAGTTTGTCCGTTCCAGAAATTAGTGCTTTGCCAGTCAATACAATAGAGTGCAGTATTTGTTTTTCCAATAATAATAGCTCCTGCATCTTTTAATCTTTTAACCAATTCGGCATCTTCTGTGGCAACAAAATTTCTTAAAAAAGGGTCTCCATTTGAATTTTTTAATCCATCTACCAAGAAGCTATCTTTTATTGTCATTGGTAATCCGTGAAGAAGTCCAAGACTTTTTCCTTGTGCGATATCCAAATCTTTCTCTCTCGCTTCATTTAAAATTTCTTCTTTCTTTCTTAAATCTGAAATGGCATTAATTCTAGGATTAAACTTTTCAATATGATTTAGAAAAGCGGTTACAGTTTCTACTACTGTTACTTCTTTAGCTTTTATTTTTTTTACGAGCTCTGTCGCACTTTCAAATACGATATTTTCCATTGTCTTTTTTTGCAAAGTTCAAGGAAATATATTTGCCTCTTTTTGATAAATATCAAAATCATCTTTATTTTTCGGCTCTAATTCTGCTTAATGTTTCTTGCGTAATACCTATATAAGATGCAATGTAACCTAAATTCACCCTTTGTTGAAGTGATGGGAATTTGTTGTTTAGTTTTGCATAACGTTCTTTTGCCGAGTGAAAAAGTAAATCTTCAATACGTTCTGCAATATCTATGTAGATATTTTCTAAAAAAATACGAGCATATTTTTCGTAATGAGGCTTATCTTCTAGTAATTTTTTCCAATCATTATAGTTAATATAAGACAAAGAAGTGTCTTCTAATAATTCAATATTATAACGACTTTTTTTTCTTTGGATAAAACTGTCAATAGCTGTTATTGTGGTATTTTCTATCGCAAAATGAGCAGTAATATCTTTGGCATCTTTGTAGTAGTATGCTCTTGCTAATCCTTTGTGTAAAATAAACAATTGACTACAAATGGTTCCCTCATGGTGTAACAAGTGCTTGCTTGGTAATTCCTGAAAAGTCATTAGTTTACTAAAATCTTCCAAGAAATCTGATGAAATTTGATCAGAGAAATTTAGGTTGTTGAATATCAATTTTTGTTATTTTGGATTAATGTTGTCCCCAACGTTTAGTCTCTTGGTGAGGTTGAATTAGATCTTAGGTAGTGCTATTGTGACTTTTATTGTCTTACGAAGGTAACTAAAATAAGGTATCATGAGTAAAAAAAAACTGATATAAATACAATAAAAAGTCTTCTAAAATGAACTCCGCACCCCTCGTAGAGTTCCGTGTGGGCGAATGTCTCCTGAGATCTGAATCAAGTACAGATAATTTTTATAAATATAAACAAAAAAAGCTCCAGATTTCTCTGAAGCTTTGTCTTAGTAGCCCAAACGGGACAATTTTCGAACCATTTTGTGGATGACTTAAAAAAATAAATATTATTTTATATTAATTTCCATGTTTAAATTTGATCTTAGTCATTTATAATATTGAATCAATGGAATAAAAGTCTGCTTGTTTAGTTCTTATTTTATTCTCAGAAAGTAGAACTAATTAGAGTTTAAACAAGAATTAGCTTGACATAAAATTTTATACTGTTGAAATTGCACTCATAAATGTACTAAAGGATTCAACAAATATAAGTTCATTTGGATAATGTTAAGTAAAAATCCTATTTTTGAAAACAAATAAACTCTGACATTTGTCAGACCTAGCAACCCACTTTAGGATAGATAAGTCGGACGTAGTCAGACATATATACAAGTTAGGCGTAATTTAACACAACCAAAAGTATGTCAATGACACAAATAGCTTTCATAAGAAAAGTAGACTTGCCAACAAACAAACAAATTCAAGAAGTTATCCAAAAGCTTGGCTATGACTTTAAAATATTGAACGACCTTGAAAAGCAGATTGATGAAGATGGTCTTGAATGTAGCATAAACGGACATCAAACATATTTTGAAACTTACCTTGACGAAACGGAAAATGTTATAACCGAACCAGAAGCGGAATGGATTAAACCTGACATAACGAATCAAGATATTGCTATATCATTTGTTTGGGGTGCAGACTTTTCTGCAGGTGCTTGTATCGGACTTAT is a genomic window containing:
- a CDS encoding DUF6138 family protein; amino-acid sequence: MNTIEKMIIDNVTNGIAEVTKKDLKNHIGETAYSECEIQEGYHDYLKIQFKGQKIGFFLYDFAWDRTPYFKLEISEPIDNLPKENLIDNVISVLKQQISDFFFDKANQPMFSYCIKVVLEFEYKSGSYKETLFIEDEERKLELRERMNNYITKVIYNLDRKVKDAREVTVFAGNLVNFNLMDFSPVKLIETIEHCLNQTFKDIKNRKSSDDFERSILHRLKNWVKDEFKPLHFDISVRISKKITIKNDFKKENVNAEQLSLWVYTSYLRIKLKDYASDALKDLEIASKDFGSETAKKYLDFGTGLFAQEDIHYKDKNIECKANDVFSTISVTIKNETSECYGKALDFIVNLLQKGFPNSYSIKFSSKSEKQFLPIKGIAKSSTNRFFTNCLQYPELHDKIEQYALVAMKEFEWYNDVEEGEKSCLPGSYAVFGLGLASEKYFPLVHKYFEILDDEHQMVHKYFINDLIDKYGVTKKSIVLICEGILSAQFEMTYKNLAALMNKEQNLELLIDELKKLESYNVEEIIYSIWGRNYTKAITKLDSQLKELLLEQLKK
- a CDS encoding helix-turn-helix domain-containing protein produces the protein MDYQTYKPHPDLESLVKYYWTLKVPFDPKNQKQKIIPDGCIEMTFNFGDKIKRYISESEYIFNPSAMVMGQRTKSYFIEPVGNVDTFAICFYPYGFANFVNTPLENLVDQETPIKYLFNEIQANDLEQSIITASNTKERIDIIETFLLSKLNEETTIENIVKNTVDSLISTNGSTPINIILKDELSKRRQLERHFKKQIGISPKQLGKVIRLQSTLQMLLNKKSETLTEIAYENEYFDQNHFIKDFKEFIGITPKEFLDNENMVLSSLFYK
- a CDS encoding VOC family protein, translating into MKSYVSIFEIPATDISRAIDFYEAILDIKIEKIDMPGMQMGILPYEEQMVTGVITKADGYKPSADGVTLYLNGGDNLQVILDKVEKNGGKILVPKASHADGIGFFAIFLDSEGNKIGLHSPK
- a CDS encoding serine hydrolase, whose amino-acid sequence is MKLTITIGLLLIGHLTFGQDRIQKIDSLLNSLYSKEKINGNFLIAEKGKVIYNRSFGLANETTKDKLNENSIFELASCSKQFTAMGIMILKEKGKLNLDDDIKKYLPELSFYKGVTVRNLLNHTGGLPDYMALMDSLFDKSKIATNKDIINTFSNHQPKILFEPNTKWEYSNTGYALLASIIEKASGLTYADYLKTAIFEPLKMKNTFVYNRRLSPKKIDNYAFGYIYSDSLKKYALPDELKETKIVIWLDGIVGDGSVNSTVKDLLIWDRALYTNKLLTKEGMKAVFELATLKDGAKRNYGFGWGIENNADFGKIANHDGGWPGYATLIDRHITNDKTIIILQNHNNVSIPTKAIRSILYNKPLPVQKIRKEISITAEELQKFVGTYEVENGFEIKITVDKDQLFSQLTGQNVLPIFAESEMLFFYKVVDAQIQFEKNEKGEISNLFLLQNGKKIEAKRI
- a CDS encoding serine hydrolase, whose product is MKYLTTILFFTLLACKSVHQTNKESVENAITKNAVQLLEDKRFHSVSVTVFKDGEATIKHFGELTIGKGNKPNDSTLYELASVTKTFTGYIAAKAVLDKKINLDDDIRIYLDEPYPNLEFKGDPIRIKHLITHTSGFPNFPIKGENKKAFFEGLKLIKIETQPGEVYSYSNTAPELTAYILEKVYQKPYEELVTEYVLKPNKMNQTKFTLNENDSTRLVKGYNDKNELMPNFNRTLWGGISGLHSTTTDLVKYMKLQLDKSNPIVNESHKKLYKEGSDFWEGYHWYIIESDNKLIYRHHGGIYGMQNWFVIYPKQNIGISILTNTSFNETGEILEKVVDKLYDDINK
- a CDS encoding amidase gives rise to the protein MENIVFESATELVKKIKAKEVTVVETVTAFLNHIEKFNPRINAISDLRKKEEILNEAREKDLDIAQGKSLGLLHGLPMTIKDSFLVDGLKNSNGDPFLRNFVATEDAELVKRLKDAGAIIIGKTNTALYCIDWQSTNFWNGQTNNPYDISRVAGGSSGGSAVAVASGFSPLELGADAGGSIRVPAHFNGICGLRPTENFLSNRGHLKVKNKPQGRRHIITPGPFAKNATDLLLMMEVLGNNTKYELPELSPINLNNSEWDKQSLTIAYSETINDTEVDAEYLELFRNFIAKIKNKNHILTIDHPKYNEEKAYLECSKIIGFEIGINNPKLPLLASFMYAFIRLKYRDHLWAKGMALGQRLTNINYAKAIDYKDDFAKIYNSFLTTYDVWITPVCSFEAYKHQNAGKPFTVNNKKIGYTKAIASFNFTTAFSGHPIVIIPIGKKKNGMPVGIQIHSKKWTDKKLLQIAQHFEKFTDGFEKPIL
- a CDS encoding Crp/Fnr family transcriptional regulator; this encodes MIFNNLNFSDQISSDFLEDFSKLMTFQELPSKHLLHHEGTICSQLFILHKGLARAYYYKDAKDITAHFAIENTTITAIDSFIQRKKSRYNIELLEDTSLSYINYNDWKKLLEDKPHYEKYARIFLENIYIDIAERIEDLLFHSAKERYAKLNNKFPSLQQRVNLGYIASYIGITQETLSRIRAEK